From the Moraxella sp. FZFQ2102 genome, the window CGATCGATGCGGTGAACCTAGGCTATCAATGCACGGTGCTGATGGATGCGACCGCTGCCATTGATCAAGATGGCTCACTGCAAGACGCCATTGATGATATGCAGGCACTTGGGGTGAATTTGGATTTTGAGAAATTTACAGTCTGCCAACTTTGAAATAATGCTGTGTTGAACTCGTGCGTGTACTGCTTGTGCAACTTCGCCTGTTTTCCTTGCCTTATTTCAAATTTGTTTGACTATTATCTTTAAAATAAATTAAAAGCATGGCGGTTGTCATGCTTTTTTTCTGTATAAAAACACCCCAACCGCACCTATCAAAATCAATGCACCCACATAGCCAATCATTGGTAAGCCAAATCCTGCAATCACAAGACCGCCAACCATCGCACCGCCACCAATACCGACATTGAAAATTCCCGAAAAAATCGACATGGCGACATCAGTGGCTTTTGGTGCAAGTTTTAGCACGCGAATCTGTAATGACAGTGCCAAAGCGGTCAGCGATACGCCCCAAATAAACACCAAAACTGTCCAAATACCCTGTATGTCAGCCATCGGCATCAAGCCAACAAGTCCAATAAGCATACCGCCAAATGCTATGGTAATAAATCGATCACCCAGTTTTTCGTAATATCGACCGAACAAAATGCTTGCTACAATCCCAGCTGCGCCAAACAGCAGCAAAGTCATCGTCGCAAAATCTGCACCAAAATCTGTGATATCAAGCACAAATGGCTCAATATAGCTATATGCAGTAAAATGCGCTGTAACAGTCAGCACAATCATGGCATAGACGGATAACAAGGGCTTGTTGTTGATGACGCTTGGTAGGCTAGATAGATTCCCTGAATTTTTGGCAGGTAAGCGCGGTAGTAGATAGGCGAGCAGTAGCATGATAAACATGGCAATCACACCAATCATCCCAAAACTGGTTCGCCAATCCAGTGCCTGACCTAGTACACGACCCAGTGGCAAGCCTAGCACGGTTGCCAATGCACTGCCTGTGGATAGTAGTCCCAATGCTTGAGTTTCTTTACCAATGGGTGCTAGACGCACGACAAGGCTTGCAGTGATTGACCAAAATACTGCATGGGTAATCGCCACGATCGCACGGCTCACAAGCAGCATGGTAAAGCTGGTAGCAAGGTATGAGACGATATGACCGATGGCAAATAAGCCAAAAAGAATCAACAGTAGCTTTTTGCGTTCGATGGTAGCGGTCGCAAGCATCATTGGCAAAGATAGCACAGCAACAATCCATGCATACACAGTCATCATGATACCTGTTTGGCTGGCAGTCATACCAAAGCTGGTACCGATGTCTGTCAGTAGGGCGATGGGGATAAACTCAGTGGTATTAAAAATAAATGCGGATAACGCAAGAATAATGACAGGTAGAAAGCTTTGGTTGGTGTTGGTCATGGTTAGTTATTATTTAGTTATCATTATATGAGATAAAAAAAGCCATTCAGCGAATGGCTTGTGGTAGATTTTGGGTGGTTATAAAGTTATTTAAAAGCGAATCAAGAACCAAAGCTTGCAAACAAATCATAGTCGCTGGCTTCATCAATCGTCACCGTCAGCATATCGCCAGCTTTGACTGTCGTATCGATATTGTCCACATACACATGACCGTCAATCTCAGGCGCATCAGCATAACTACGACAGATGGCGATATTTTCTTCGGTATCAATCTCATCGACGAGCACGACTAGGCGTTTGCCCACTTTTTCGGCAAGCTTTTCACTGCTGATTTGTTGTTGAAGTGCCATCAGTTGTTCATAGCGTTCTTGTTTGATGTGCTCAGGTACAGGGTTTGGCAAGTCATTCGCCACCGCGCCTTCGACTTCTGAATAAGTAAAGCAGCCGACACGATCAAGGCGCGCTTGTTTTAGCCAGTCAAGTAGGTATTCAAAATCTTCTTGAGTTTCGCCAGGGAAGCCCACCACAAAAGTTGAGCGAATGACGATATCAGGGCAAATCGCACGCCATGCACGGATACGCTCAAGGGTGTCTTCGCTCATTGCAGGGCGTTTCATGGCTTTTAGCACACTTGGGCTGGCGTGTTGGAATGGAATGTCAAGGTAGGGTAACAGTCCGCCTGTACCGCCTGATTTTGCCATGCTATCCGCCATGAGTTGTACGACTTGATCGACATGGGGATAAGGATAAACATAGTGCAGACGCACCCAGATGCCTAGCTTTGCCATTTGTTCGCACAGATCAAAAAACTTCGTCTTAATCGGCTGACCATCCCAAAATACCGTCTTGTATTTGGTATCGACACCGTAGGCAGAGGTGTCTTGGGAGATGATGAGTAGCTCTTTGACACCGCTATTTTTGAGTGCGACGGCTTCTTTTATTACGCCATCGATGGTACGACTGACCAAATCACCACGCAATGATGGGATGATACAAAACGTACAGCGATGATTACAGCCTTCTGAGATTTTTAGATAAGCATAATGCTTGGGTGTCAGCTTGATGCCTGCATCGTTGATGAGATCGATTTTTGGATCATAAGTCTTTGATTTGGCAGGTTTTGGTACATGATGAGTGACGGCTGATACCACCTCATCATAGGCGTGTGCACCAGTGACCGCCAGCACCGATGGGTGCATGGTGCGGATTTTGTCGGCATCTTTGCCCAAACAGCCAGTGACGATGACTTTACCGTTTTTGTTGATGGCTTCACCGATGGCATCGAGCGACTCTTGGACGGCCGACTCAATAAAACCACAGGTGTTGACCACGACCAAATCCGCACCGTCATAATCTTTGGCGACTTGGTAGCCTTCACGAGTCAGCTCGGTGATGATGCGTTCGCTATCCACGAGTGCCTTTGGGCAGCCCAAGGACACAAAGCCAACTTTGGGTGCACTGCCTGAGGCTTGTGCAATGGCGGCAGCGGATTCATCAATGCTGCGGTTTTGGTTATGATTGGCTTTATGGTGATAGGCAGGCGTGTTGGGATTTGGCGTTTGGGCTGGGTTTTTTGGATCAAATACGGTTGGCGTGCTGGTCATAGTTGGCTCTTGGCTGACTGATTTTGAATAAAATTGCTTATTTTAGCATAAAATGCATAGGAATTGTATGGGGTGGTATGGTGTGGTGTGATTGATTGGGTCGGTAATGGATAAGTAATAGCAAAAAATCATCTTATACTGTCAAAAGTGTTATTAGGTAACTTCTTATTTTTGGTTAAAGCATCAAACTAAAATCAACTAAGTCACGGAATTTAAGACACTAAGCGGTTTCTGCTACTAACTACCAAGAATCGGGGTGAGTACCACCATGCTGTAAATACAATATCTAGAATCAAAAAAATCAGCATAGCGATCGCCATGCTGATTTTTTGTCATTCTTATTTCCAGAAGAAATAAGCCAAGCCGCCAATGATTAATACCGAGCAGATGTTTAATAGCAAGCCGACACGCACCATTTCTTTAAACTTAATATGTCCTGTAGCAAAGACAATCGCATTTGGTGGAGTGGCAATTGGCAGCATAAAGGCGCAGCTGGCACCACAAGCGATGATGGCAGCAAGGGCAATCGGTTCAATGCCCAGTGATTGTGCAACTGCGATAAAAATCGGCATCAGCAAGGCAGCACTTGCGGTATTGGAAGTAAATTCGGTCAAAAACACGATAAATGCCGTCAAAGCAAGCATAATCACCAGCCAATGTTGGCTAGAGACCAAATGCACGATGGTGTCTGCCATGATTTGGCTTGCACCCGAGTCTTTGAGCACCACGCTCAGTGTCAGACCGCCACCAAATAGCATTAAAATACCCCATTCGACACGCTCTTGGATTTGCGTCCAAGTCGCCGTACCTGCTACGATCAAGGCAATCACCGCAACCATCACCACGACACTATCAAAGCTTGCGATTTTGCCATCTAGACCCAAAACGCCTGAGATGATTGGGTTGATGATTGAGCCAAAGCACAGCAGCAGGACGGTGGTAAAGAAGATGATTAGGGTGGTTTTGTTTTGTGGGGTGAGTTTGATGGCATCGACTTTAAAGTCGAATTTGGCATTGAGATTTGGGCGCAAGACTACCCATAGTGACAATAGCATACTTGGCAATAGTAGCAGCATAACAGGCATGCCGAATTTTAGCCATTCGGCAAAGGTAATATCCAACTGTGATGCCAAAATACCATTGGGTGCACTACCAACCAAGGTGCCGATACCGCCAATATTGGCACTAAAGGCAATGCCCATTAGGACAAATGAGTATGTGCGACGATCTTCAGCGATATTTACACCACTTAGGATGCCTATGGTCAAAGGCAGCATCATCGCAGCCACGGCAGTGTTGTTCATCCACATGGAGATAAAGGCGGTAGCGAAAAACAGATAAAATACTGTCTTTTTCAAATTGCCCTTGGCAAGCTTGATGATAAAATGCGCCAAGACTTTATCCAAACCTTGAATTTGCAAGACCGCTGCCAAAACAAAGCCGCCAAAAAACATAAAAATAATCGGCTCAGAAAAGGTGGCAAAGGCATCTTTGGTTTTTAATAATCCCATGCCGATGGCTAAAATAGGAATCATCAGCGCGGTAACGGTGATATTAAAAGCTTCGGTTAGCCATAAGACGCCAGCAAAAACCAGCAGCGCCAAGCCCTTATTTTCTGACGGGCTAAAAGGTAGCGTGTGAATCAATATGAAAAATAAAATCAAATCCAAGGCTAAGATGATTAAGCCTCGATGTTTGGATTGCTGAAATTGCGAAAACAAATTCATCAACATACTCCTAAATAAAGCACAACAGCCACTCAAGTCTTGCAAAGTGAATCAACTGTATTTCATTGTGAACCGCCAGCCTATCCATCTGCACCATATTGCTAAATCAGGCGCAGGGCTGCGGCATCATTTTCCATGGTTAGATTATTATTGTCTAAATGGTGTAATTTTGAATTGAATAATAAAAGTAGGGATGCAATAGGGAGTCATCCAAATTATTTATACAAATTATAACATAAACAGATGATTTGTGGTGGGATTCGTGTTAGCTAAAAAAGGAGTAATTTTCCCT encodes:
- a CDS encoding sugar transporter encodes the protein MTNTNQSFLPVIILALSAFIFNTTEFIPIALLTDIGTSFGMTASQTGIMMTVYAWIVAVLSLPMMLATATIERKKLLLILFGLFAIGHIVSYLATSFTMLLVSRAIVAITHAVFWSITASLVVRLAPIGKETQALGLLSTGSALATVLGLPLGRVLGQALDWRTSFGMIGVIAMFIMLLLAYLLPRLPAKNSGNLSSLPSVINNKPLLSVYAMIVLTVTAHFTAYSYIEPFVLDITDFGADFATMTLLLFGAAGIVASILFGRYYEKLGDRFITIAFGGMLIGLVGLMPMADIQGIWTVLVFIWGVSLTALALSLQIRVLKLAPKATDVAMSIFSGIFNVGIGGGAMVGGLVIAGFGLPMIGYVGALILIGAVGVFLYRKKA
- the rimO gene encoding 30S ribosomal protein S12 methylthiotransferase RimO: MTSTPTVFDPKNPAQTPNPNTPAYHHKANHNQNRSIDESAAAIAQASGSAPKVGFVSLGCPKALVDSERIITELTREGYQVAKDYDGADLVVVNTCGFIESAVQESLDAIGEAINKNGKVIVTGCLGKDADKIRTMHPSVLAVTGAHAYDEVVSAVTHHVPKPAKSKTYDPKIDLINDAGIKLTPKHYAYLKISEGCNHRCTFCIIPSLRGDLVSRTIDGVIKEAVALKNSGVKELLIISQDTSAYGVDTKYKTVFWDGQPIKTKFFDLCEQMAKLGIWVRLHYVYPYPHVDQVVQLMADSMAKSGGTGGLLPYLDIPFQHASPSVLKAMKRPAMSEDTLERIRAWRAICPDIVIRSTFVVGFPGETQEDFEYLLDWLKQARLDRVGCFTYSEVEGAVANDLPNPVPEHIKQERYEQLMALQQQISSEKLAEKVGKRLVVLVDEIDTEENIAICRSYADAPEIDGHVYVDNIDTTVKAGDMLTVTIDEASDYDLFASFGS
- a CDS encoding DASS family sodium-coupled anion symporter, with protein sequence MNLFSQFQQSKHRGLIILALDLILFFILIHTLPFSPSENKGLALLVFAGVLWLTEAFNITVTALMIPILAIGMGLLKTKDAFATFSEPIIFMFFGGFVLAAVLQIQGLDKVLAHFIIKLAKGNLKKTVFYLFFATAFISMWMNNTAVAAMMLPLTIGILSGVNIAEDRRTYSFVLMGIAFSANIGGIGTLVGSAPNGILASQLDITFAEWLKFGMPVMLLLLPSMLLSLWVVLRPNLNAKFDFKVDAIKLTPQNKTTLIIFFTTVLLLCFGSIINPIISGVLGLDGKIASFDSVVVMVAVIALIVAGTATWTQIQERVEWGILMLFGGGLTLSVVLKDSGASQIMADTIVHLVSSQHWLVIMLALTAFIVFLTEFTSNTASAALLMPIFIAVAQSLGIEPIALAAIIACGASCAFMLPIATPPNAIVFATGHIKFKEMVRVGLLLNICSVLIIGGLAYFFWK